A genomic region of Peromyscus eremicus chromosome 19, PerEre_H2_v1, whole genome shotgun sequence contains the following coding sequences:
- the LOC131896095 gene encoding serine/threonine-protein phosphatase PP1-gamma catalytic subunit-like, giving the protein MLAAVSPNPVSPKPSSPEGFECASINRIYGFYDECKRRYNIKLWKTFTDCFNCLPIAAIVDEKIFCCHGGLSPDLQSMEQIRRIMRPTDVPDQGLLCDLLWSDPNKDVLGWGVNDRGVSLTFGAEVVAKFLHKHDLDLICRAHQVVEDGYEFFAKRQLVTLFSAPNYCGEFDNAGAMMSVDETLMCSFQILKPAEKKKPNATRPVTLPRGMITKQAKK; this is encoded by the exons ATGCTGGCTGCTGTGTCTCCAAATCCTGTGTCACCAAAACCTTCCTCACCAGAG GGCTTTGAGTGTGCCAGCATCAATAGGATCTACGGCTTTTACGATGAATGCAAAAGAAGATACAACATTAAGCTGTGGAAAACGTTCACAGACTGTTTTAACTGCTTACCGATAGCAGCCATCGTGGATGAGAAGATCTTCTGCTGTCATGGAGGTTTATCACCAGATCTTCAATCTATGGAGCAGATTCGGCGAATTATGAGACCAACTGATGTACCAGATCAAGGTCTTCTTTGTGATCTTTTGTGGTCTGACCCCAATAAAGATGTCTTAGGCTGGGGTGTAAATGACAGAGGAGTGTCCCTCACATTTGGTGCAGAAGTGGTTGCCAAATTTCTCCATAAGCATGACTTGGATCTTATATGTAGAGCCCATCAGGTGGTTGAAGATGGGTATGAGTTTTTTGCAAAGAGGCAGTTAGTCACTCTGTTTTCTGCACCCAACTATTGTGGCGAGTTTGACAATGCAGGTGCCATGATGAGTGTGGATGAGACCCTCATGTGCTCCTTCCAGATTTTAAAGCCTGCAGAGAAAAAGAAGCCCAATGCCACGCGACCCGTCACACTGCCAAGGGGTATGATCACAAAGCAAGCAAAGAAATAG